The Microbulbifer sp. TB1203 nucleotide sequence AAGAAGAGACACTGCTCGATGCCAGCGAAATTATTGCCAGTCCCGGCATCGCCCTGAGCGAGCCCGCCCTGCAAAAAGCTGTGGCCGAAGGTATCCCGGTTATTGGTGATATTGAGCTGTTTGCCCGCGAACTCAGAAAACTGTCGCGGCCGCCCGAGGTTGCCGCCATTACCGGTTCCAACGGCAAGAGCACCGTGACCACATTGTTGGGCCTGATGGCCGAGCGGGCGGGTGTGGATGTGCGCGTTGGCGGCAATATCGGCGTGCCGGTGCTGGATCTGCTGGAGCCCTCAGTGGAACAAAAAGAGCCCTCAGCGGAACAAGAAGAGCCCTCAGCGGAACAAGAAGAGCCGCTGCCGCAGCTGTTTGTGCTGGAGCTGTCCAGCTTCCAACTGGAGACCACTGGCTCCCTGACTCCCACCGTCGCCACCATATTGAATTTGAGCGCGGACCATATGGACCGCTACGAGAGCCTCGCCGACTACCACCGGGCGAAACAGCGGATCTACCGGGGCGCGCGGCAGCTGGTGGTCAACCGCGCGGACCCGCTGACCCGGGGGCCCCTGTCGAAGGACAGCCGCGAGTGGAGTTTCGGCCTGGACAGGCCCGACCTGCAGCAGTTCGGCCTGGTGCAAAGCGAAGGTGAAGAGTGGCTGGCCCGGGGCGTGGAGAAACTGCTGCCGGTGGGCGAGCTGGCGATGGTGGGCAGGCACAATGTGGCCAATGCGCTCGCGGCCCTGGCGCTGGGCTGCGCGGTGGCATTGCCCATGGAGGCGATGCTGTCCACCCTGCGCACCTTTAAAGGATTGCCTCACCGCTGTGAGCGGATCCTGGACCTGGAGGGCGTTACCTACGTCAATGACTCCAAGGGTACCAATGTGGGTGCGACCCGCGCGGCGCTGGACGGCCTGGCCACCGGCAGCGCGAAAATCGTATTGATCGCCGGCGGCGACGGCAAGGGTGCGGACTTCGCGCCGCTGGCGGAATCCGCCGCTGCGCTGCGCGCCCTGGTGACCATTGGTGTGGACGGCGACAGGGTCGCCGATGCATTTGCCGGGCAGTTGGAAAACCATCGCGCCGTATCCATGGAAGACGCGGTAGCCCGCGCGCGCGCGCTGGCGCAGCCCGGAGACTATGTGCTGCTGTCCCCCGCCTGCGCCAGCTTCGATATGTACCGGAATTTCGAGGCGCGCGGCGACGATTTCCGTCGCGCCGTGGTCGAACTGGCCGGCGTCGGCACTCCGAGGGGAGGTGCCGCGTGAGCCAGATGGAAAAGACAGTGGATACCCGCTACGACTGGCTGCTGCCATTTTGCGTACTGGCGCTGGCGAGTATCGGCATTGTGATGGTGGCCTCCGCGTCCATCGCCTTCGCCGCGGATATTTATCAGGACCCCTGGTTTTTCCTCAAGCGCCACCTGTTATTTCTCGGCGTCGGAATCGCGGTTGCGCTGGTGGTGAGCCAGGTGCCGCTGTCGGTGTGGTCGGGGCTGTCCTGGCCGCTGCTGTTGTTCGCCTGCCTGCTGCTGCTGGCGGTACTGGTCCCCGGTATCGGCCGCGAGGTCAACGGCAGCCGGCGCTGGCTGGCGCTGGGTGCGATCACCGTACAGCCGGCGGAGGTTGCCAAGTTCTGCCTGCTGGTGTTTTTCGCCAGCTTTCTGACCCGCCGCAATCAGCAGCTGCGCCACTGGAGCAGCTTTATGGTACCGGTGGTGATTCTCGGAGTGGTGGCGGTGCAGTTGCTGCTGCAGCCGGATTTCGGTTCCGTGGTGGTGATTTCCGGCACGGTGCTGGCGATGGTCTTCCTCGCCGGCGCGCGCCTGCCACACACATTTTTATTGGTGGGCCTGGCAGCCTGCGCGCTGGCGCTGATGGCAATGGTGAGCCCCTACCGGTTGCAGCGTTTGACCACTTTCCTGGACCCCTGGCGGGACCAGTTTGCCAGCGGCTACCAGCTCACCCAGTCGCTGATCGCATTCGGTCGCGGCGAATGGTTCGGCGTGGGCCTGGGCAACAGTGTGCAGAAATTGTTTTACCTGCCCGAGGCGCACACGGATTTTATTTTCGCGATTCTGTCCGAGGAGTGGGGCATGGCCGGTGGCCTGGTGGTGATCGGCCTGTTCGTTGCGCTCACCTGGTCGCTGCTGCGCCTGGTGCGGCAAGCCCTGGCGCAGCAGAAATTTTTCGCCGCGCTGCTCGCTTTCGGTATTGCGGTGCTGTTGGCAGGGCAGGCGTTTGTAAATATGGGTGTGGCATCGGGCCTGCTGCCCACGAAAGGGCTGACCCTGCCGTTCGTCAGTTCCGGCGGCAGCAGCCTGGTAGTCTGCTGCGCGCTGTTCGCGCTGGCGCTGAGGGTGCAGTGGGAATTGAACAGTGCCGTGGACAGCGAGATGTCCGGTGAAGACAAGGTGCGCCATCTGCCGATATTCAACCCGTTGCAGCTGGGCGACCGCAGTATAAAAGGGGAGGCGGCCTGATGGACGAAAATACAGCGCCGTTCTCCGGAAAAAAATTCCTGGTCATGGCCGGCGGCACCGGCGGTCATGTATTTCCCGCGCTGGCGGTAGCGCGCGCTCTGATCGAGCACGGGGCAGAGGTGGAGTGGCTGGGTACCGAGCGTGGTATCGAGGCGCAGCTGATTCCTGATATGGGAATTCCACTGCGCTTTATTACCGTGGAGGGCGTGCGCGGCAAGGGCAAGTTGGCCCTGTTGAAGGCGCCGTTGCAAATTTCCCGCGCGATCTGGCAGGCGCGGGAGATCGTCAAAGAGATAAAGCCGGATGCGGTGCTGGGTTTTGGCGGTTTCGTCACCGGCCCCGGTGGCGTGGCTGCGCGCCTGTGCCGCGTGCCGCTGATTATTCACGAACAGAATGCGGTGGCCGGCACCACCAATCGCCTGCTGGCGCACATCGCCAGCCGCGTGCTGGAGGCCTTTCCCAGCGGGCTTCCCGGCGGCCGCCAAGTGGGCAACCCGGTGCGCGCGGAGATCACGCAGCTGCCGGAACCGGCTGCGCGTATCGGCCGGGAGCGGCCATTGCGGCTGCTGATACTGGGCGGCAGCCTGGGTGCGGTGGCCATCAACGAACTGGTGCCGCAGGCGGTGTCGCTGCTGGACGAATCATTGCGCCCGCGCATTGTGCACCAGGCGGGCCAGCGCCACCTGGACGTGGCGGGCGAAGCCTACCGACAGGCGAATGTGCAGGCGGAAGTGGTGCCGTTTATTGCGGATATGGCCGCAGCCTATGCAGATGCGGACCTGATTATCTGCCGCTCCGGCGCATTGACCGTTTCGGAAATCGCCGCGGCGGGTGTGGGCGCGATTATGGTGCCTTTCCCCTTCGCCATCGACGATCACCAGACCAAGAACGGCGAGTGGCTGCAAGCGGCGGGAGCGGCAGTGGTGATACAGCAGGACACGCTGAGCGCGGAGAAGCTGGCCGAGCTGCTGGAAGAATTTTTGACGCAGCCGGAAAAGTTATTGGCGATGGCTCAGGCGGCCCGTCGGGTAGCGAAAATTGATGCGACGGAGCAGGTGCTTGCCGCCTGTCGCGAAGAGATAGGGTGTTGATATGTCTCTGGTAGAACCCACAGTGCAACAAAACGGCTACAGCGTACCCGCGATGCGCCGCATTCGCCGCATCCATTTTATCGGTGTCGGCGGTGCCGGCATGAGCGGTATCGCCGAAGTGCTGCAGAATCAGGGGTACGAGGTTTCCGGTTCCGACCTGCGCGAATCCCCGGTGACCGGACGGCTTCGCGAGCTGGGCGTAAAAGTCCAGATCGGCCACAGCGAGGACAATATTCGCGGGGTGGATGTAGTGGTGAATTCCTCTGCAATTCACAGCGATAATCCGGAACTGGCGGCGGCACGGAAGAAGCGCATACCCGTGGTACGCCGTGCGGAGATGCTGGGAGAGTTGATGCGCTACCGCTACGGCATCGCGGTGGCTGGTACTCACGGCAAGACCACTACCACCAGTTTGATCGCGTCGATTTTCGCCGCGGACAAGAAAGATCCGACGTTCGTGATCGGCGGCCTGGTGAACAGCGCCGGCGCCAATGCGTCACTGGGAGAAAGCCGTTACCTGATCGCCGAGGCGGACGAGAGCGATGCCTCATTTATCCATCTGCAGCCGATGGTGACGGTGGTGACCAATATCGATGCCGACCATATGGAGACTTACGGCGGCGACTTCGGAAAGGTCAAACAGATATTTATCGATTTCGTACACAACCTGCCGTTCTACGGCCTGGCGGTGGTGTGTGGCGACGACCCCAATGTTCGCGAGGTGATACCGAAGCTGTCGCGGCCGGTGTCCACTTACGGTTTCGAAGAGGGCAATGATTACCGCATACGCGAGGTGAAGCAGGAGCCGTTGCGCAGCCATTTCAGTGTGCAGCGTCCCGACGGCAGCCTGCTGGACGTGTGTGTGAACACCCCCGGTATTCACAATGTGCTGAATGCCACTGCGGCGATTGCCGTGGCCACCGACGAGGGGATCGGGGACGATGCCATTCGCGAGGGGCTGCGGGGGTTCCAGGGCGTGGGCCGGCGTTTCCAGATCTACGGCCAGTATTCCGTGACCGATGACGGCGATGCGGAAAAGGTCATGCTGGTGGACGACTACGGCCACCATCCGCGGGAAGTGGCGGCGACGATTCAGACAGTGCGCGACGGCTGGCCGGAACGGCGTTTGGTCATGGTCTACCAGCCGCACCGCTATACCCGCACGCGGGACCTGTTCGAGGATTTTGTGCAGGTGTTGTCGCAGGTGGATAAGTTGATCCTGTTGGACGTGTACAGCGCCGGCGAGTCGCCCATACCCGGTGCGGACGGCCGTACCCTGGCGCGGAGCCTGCGCAATCGCGGCCAGGTGGACCCGATTTTTATCGAGGAAGTGGAGCAGGTACCCCCGGTGCTCGCGGACCTGCTGGAGCCGGGCGATATCGTGCTGACCCAGGGGGCCGGCAATGTGGGCACACTGGCGCAGCAGCTGGCGGCCTGGCGTCTGGGTGACAAGGAAGAGTGATGCGGAACTTTGTGGGAGCCTGCTTGCAGGGCGAAGTTGCGCGTACACAAAGCACCGCTTTGTGCGCAACTTTGCGACCCGCCAAGGATGCCGGGGCCGGGGCCGGAACGAAAGCGAAGGTGTTGCGCCAGGGATGGCATGCCGGGAGCCTCTTGCCACTGTCCTTCGACTGCAAGCAGGCTCCTACAGGGGAGACACCGTAGGATGGGCAAAGCGCAGCGTGCCCATCAAATCGCGCCGCGCGGCGCCCGGCGCATTGCGGACAATCGTGAAGGAGAAAGCCGCAGCAGACTCCTTCCGTTGCTGCTCGCGACAGCGGCCATCGCCCTGCTGGCGGGCCTGAGTTATACGGGTCTGTGGCTGTGGCAGCGGGCACCGGTTGCGGAACTGAGCCGGGTGGATGCGCTGGAGCATGTGCGGGTCGAGGGCCCGTTTCGCGCGGTGAGCCAGCGCGAGGTGGAGGAAATCCTGTTGCCGTTTTTACAGCGGGGTTTTTTCTCCCTGGACATAGGTGCGATACGCGAAGCGCTGTTGCAGCACCCCTGGATCGTCGGCGCTTCGGTCAGCCGGCGCTGGCCCCGGGGCGTCGAGGTGCAGGTGGAAGAGGCGCGCCCACTGGCGGTCTGGGGAAAGGATAAATTGCTGGTAGCCAGCGGCGAACTGCTGCCGCGACCGCCGGGTATGCACACCGGGCGCCTGCCGGAACTGGCGGGCGATGAGGAGCTGGTGGAGCGCATCATGTCGCAGTATCGGGCGCTGGCGGGGCTGTTGACCACGCGGGATATGGAGGTGAAGCGGTTGTCCTTCGACGATCTGGCCGGCTGGCACCTGGAACTGGTTTCCGGCGTGGAGTTGCACCTGGGGCACGATGAGCTGCTGGAGCGGGTAAACCGTTTCCTGAGCTTGAGCCGGGG carries:
- a CDS encoding FtsQ-type POTRA domain-containing protein codes for the protein MGKAQRAHQIAPRGARRIADNREGESRSRLLPLLLATAAIALLAGLSYTGLWLWQRAPVAELSRVDALEHVRVEGPFRAVSQREVEEILLPFLQRGFFSLDIGAIREALLQHPWIVGASVSRRWPRGVEVQVEEARPLAVWGKDKLLVASGELLPRPPGMHTGRLPELAGDEELVERIMSQYRALAGLLTTRDMEVKRLSFDDLAGWHLELVSGVELHLGHDELLERVNRFLSLSRGVLAPHLEKIERVDTRYSNAVAVRWKEDKQRN
- the murG gene encoding undecaprenyldiphospho-muramoylpentapeptide beta-N-acetylglucosaminyltransferase, which gives rise to MDENTAPFSGKKFLVMAGGTGGHVFPALAVARALIEHGAEVEWLGTERGIEAQLIPDMGIPLRFITVEGVRGKGKLALLKAPLQISRAIWQAREIVKEIKPDAVLGFGGFVTGPGGVAARLCRVPLIIHEQNAVAGTTNRLLAHIASRVLEAFPSGLPGGRQVGNPVRAEITQLPEPAARIGRERPLRLLILGGSLGAVAINELVPQAVSLLDESLRPRIVHQAGQRHLDVAGEAYRQANVQAEVVPFIADMAAAYADADLIICRSGALTVSEIAAAGVGAIMVPFPFAIDDHQTKNGEWLQAAGAAVVIQQDTLSAEKLAELLEEFLTQPEKLLAMAQAARRVAKIDATEQVLAACREEIGC
- the ftsW gene encoding putative lipid II flippase FtsW; this translates as MEKTVDTRYDWLLPFCVLALASIGIVMVASASIAFAADIYQDPWFFLKRHLLFLGVGIAVALVVSQVPLSVWSGLSWPLLLFACLLLLAVLVPGIGREVNGSRRWLALGAITVQPAEVAKFCLLVFFASFLTRRNQQLRHWSSFMVPVVILGVVAVQLLLQPDFGSVVVISGTVLAMVFLAGARLPHTFLLVGLAACALALMAMVSPYRLQRLTTFLDPWRDQFASGYQLTQSLIAFGRGEWFGVGLGNSVQKLFYLPEAHTDFIFAILSEEWGMAGGLVVIGLFVALTWSLLRLVRQALAQQKFFAALLAFGIAVLLAGQAFVNMGVASGLLPTKGLTLPFVSSGGSSLVVCCALFALALRVQWELNSAVDSEMSGEDKVRHLPIFNPLQLGDRSIKGEAA
- the murD gene encoding UDP-N-acetylmuramoyl-L-alanine--D-glutamate ligase, translating into MTLIATSEKKVVIGLGATGQSVVRFLVRAGFSPVVVDSRSQPPGLEQFQREFPQVPVECGPLKEETLLDASEIIASPGIALSEPALQKAVAEGIPVIGDIELFARELRKLSRPPEVAAITGSNGKSTVTTLLGLMAERAGVDVRVGGNIGVPVLDLLEPSVEQKEPSAEQEEPSAEQEEPLPQLFVLELSSFQLETTGSLTPTVATILNLSADHMDRYESLADYHRAKQRIYRGARQLVVNRADPLTRGPLSKDSREWSFGLDRPDLQQFGLVQSEGEEWLARGVEKLLPVGELAMVGRHNVANALAALALGCAVALPMEAMLSTLRTFKGLPHRCERILDLEGVTYVNDSKGTNVGATRAALDGLATGSAKIVLIAGGDGKGADFAPLAESAAALRALVTIGVDGDRVADAFAGQLENHRAVSMEDAVARARALAQPGDYVLLSPACASFDMYRNFEARGDDFRRAVVELAGVGTPRGGAA
- the murC gene encoding UDP-N-acetylmuramate--L-alanine ligase, with product MSLVEPTVQQNGYSVPAMRRIRRIHFIGVGGAGMSGIAEVLQNQGYEVSGSDLRESPVTGRLRELGVKVQIGHSEDNIRGVDVVVNSSAIHSDNPELAAARKKRIPVVRRAEMLGELMRYRYGIAVAGTHGKTTTTSLIASIFAADKKDPTFVIGGLVNSAGANASLGESRYLIAEADESDASFIHLQPMVTVVTNIDADHMETYGGDFGKVKQIFIDFVHNLPFYGLAVVCGDDPNVREVIPKLSRPVSTYGFEEGNDYRIREVKQEPLRSHFSVQRPDGSLLDVCVNTPGIHNVLNATAAIAVATDEGIGDDAIREGLRGFQGVGRRFQIYGQYSVTDDGDAEKVMLVDDYGHHPREVAATIQTVRDGWPERRLVMVYQPHRYTRTRDLFEDFVQVLSQVDKLILLDVYSAGESPIPGADGRTLARSLRNRGQVDPIFIEEVEQVPPVLADLLEPGDIVLTQGAGNVGTLAQQLAAWRLGDKEE